The Etheostoma spectabile isolate EspeVRDwgs_2016 unplaced genomic scaffold, UIUC_Espe_1.0 scaffold00002387, whole genome shotgun sequence region TTTCATAACTAACACACTGaacatattcattcatttaatccTTAGACCGAGTCTGATCTCAGTCCCTCCACAGCCTCTCTACAGCATGTTGGTCTCACAGGAGCCCGGCTGCAGTATCTGAAGAGTAACTATGAGTTTAACTGCTTTTCTAAACCAGGGGTAAAGGAAGGCATAGATCACAGGGTTTAGACTAGAGTTACAAAAGAACACAAAGAGAACATAGGATGCAAATGAAGCGTTGACCCAGCTGTCACCTACAAGAGAGACACAGTAATATGGGCAGAAACACATTAGAAACACAACTACAAGAACACCAAGAGTCCTGGCTGCTTTCAGCTCGGATTTCTTTGCCTTTGGAGTCACTGACAGCTGGAGTGTGACAGCTGTAATGTGAGTGCGCATAGCACGAGCCTGAGACACAGCCACGGCAAATACTCTGAGATAGAGAGCTACAATTACAGTAACTGGAACAATAAAGGTCAAAACAAGATCCATTATTCCTGTGAAATAGTCAATGACAAACAAACATTCTCTGTAGCAGGAATTATACCTCCCTGGTTGAGTCAGGTCATCCCTCAGAAAGAATAGGCTGTAGGAAGCAGAATAGAgccaacacagaaaaacactgaaTCTAACTCTGTTCACAGTAATTCTGGTGTTGTAATGCAGAGGGTCACAAATAGCCACATAACGGTCAACTGATATGAGCACCATGTCACCTATTGAGGATCCGGTACTGATGCATGTCAGATaattataaagaaaacacacaaagtcaccAATAAACCAGCAGGATGTTTTTTTGAGAACTTCTACAGGCATCACCACGAGGCCCACTAGAAAGTCtgagacagccagagagaggaggaggatgttggTGGGGGTGTGGAGCTGCCtgcagggaaagagaaaagtatCATTAAACCAACAACACTGACAGAACAACCCAAACCAGTtctcaaaagtaaaaatacaaaatacatattagtttaaatatttttcagtccACCACATCAGTAAGAGTAGACAGTTAAAATGACTTGGTTGAGGACAGAAAGCAACAATTAATATCAGTAAGAGAGAGGACATGAGCAACGGTTTCTGGTATCAAAGTCAGACATTTGGAGCAACATTATTCAGAACTAATTCAAGACAATTCTTCTAAATATACAGCAgctgttcacattttaaaatcctgtaGAGAGAAGCAAAGAAGTTAATATCTGCCTGAAGTGTGAGActgagatgatgatgagcaGGTTGAGAGTCACAGTGGTCAGTGAGAGGGAGTACCACACAATGTAAATGAGCAGTGTTTGGGGCCAAGGAGACGAGGGCTTCCTGCAGGAGGTGTTTGGGAACTGTGGAAAGCAGAGCTCGGCTCCGTCCTCAACCTCCATCTGCAGAGGTctgcagacagctgcagctctgGCAGCTTTCTGAACAAACCTGAGTCATGTAACtgatttatctctctctcattctcttcatCCCCTCCCCTTTCTCAGTCCCTGTTTGACTCTGATGCCCCTCCTCCCTGACTCTGCACATCCcaccatcatcttca contains the following coding sequences:
- the LOC116675881 gene encoding trace amine-associated receptor 13c-like gives rise to the protein MEVEDGAELCFPQFPNTSCRKPSSPWPQTLLIYIVWYSLSLTTVTLNLLIIISVSHFRQLHTPTNILLLSLAVSDFLVGLVVMPVEVLKKTSCWFIGDFVCFLYNYLTCISTGSSIGDMVLISVDRYVAICDPLHYNTRITVNRVRFSVFLCWLYSASYSLFFLRDDLTQPGRYNSCYRECLFVIDYFTGIMDLVLTFIVPVTVIVALYLRVFAVAVSQARAMRTHITAVTLQLSVTPKAKKSELKAARTLGVLVVVFLMCFCPYYCVSLVGDSWVNASFASYVLFVFFCNSSLNPVIYAFLYPWFRKAVKLIVTLQILQPGSCETNML